TGATCAGAATAAAtctttagcactcaccaatcaggttttaaatacacggttacaatattgttaatcatttatcaatattttccataaatgcatcatttggTAAGTAGTTacaggtttatcactcaaaatgtatgttttttatacatttgtttgtgcATGTgagacatattttattgcagaaACAGACGGCCAGCAGCACCCATTGGCGTTGCAGCGGCGTAGAAAGGGCCATTTGTGTGACGCGAGCCTGAATCAGTGTGGAGATAGCTTCACCCGTGGAACTGCACGTAACCATCTGGCGGATTCACTGATGAAGAAGCGCGTCATAATGAAgatattgatatcaaaatattttctattgtaagaaattttcaaataatgaattaagATAATtgcataacatttatatttatattcataagcatttctTGTTTTCAGATCAGACGGGAAGCTGTCAGAGATATTCATGCACCTGCCGGATGAGTCGTCGACGACAAGATGGTTAAGGCGTTCGGCCGAGATGACTTTAATCTGCCACGCCCTCGGACTTGGTCAGACAGTTGAACTGCGCCCGAGAGAAACTCAGACCACAAGAACCCACTTCACTTGATTTTGAGGTATTACCATTTGCCCATACATATCATTAttacatacatgttacataaaatatgACATGATTTATTAAAGATTAGGTATATATGATATACTTTGATGCAAACTTTATATTCACCCTCTTTTTCAGTTCAACGCCGACTACCTTGGTGAGAAGTTCCTTGTAGGAGATGTTCGTGTTGGAGACAAGCGCCACATGATGTTTGCAACGGCCGACCAGCTATGTTTACTTCAGAGGACCCGTACATTGTACCTGGACGGAACATTTCGTGTGGTCAACAAGCCATTTACACAGTTGTGGTCCATCCATGCTTTCCTTCGACAAGGTGCCACAAAGCATGTCCCCCTTTTGTGCGTGTTAATGTCACGTAGGAGAAAGAACGATTATGAAGCTGTAGGTAGATACAAACATAGTTTATTACAATGTCTTTGTTAAGTCACTGTTTGTACGTTGCCTTATAACATTCTCTTCTATTTAACAAGTCCTGAGGAAAATCGTTGAACTCATGGATGTGGTGCCAGTTGTAGAAGCATTCGCGATGGACATTGAAGCAGGTAAATTACTAAATGAAATCAGAGAATAGTATTTATCATGTCAGCACAGTATTTGATGATATATAACCATagaataactaaaataaataaataatataacagaAGTTCTTAATATATATCTCATCAGGGTTATGGCAGGCTTTTCAAGAGG
The Mya arenaria isolate MELC-2E11 chromosome 12, ASM2691426v1 DNA segment above includes these coding regions:
- the LOC128210652 gene encoding uncharacterized protein LOC128210652 encodes the protein LGEAALTDTIVEDDGEVEFEVVDAGSTRKKNKLVSSDGFSYCIKTYFIAETDGQQHPLALQRRRKGHLCDASLNQCGDSFTRGTARNHLADSLMKKRVIMKILISKYFLLSDGKLSEIFMHLPDESSTTRWLRRSAEMTLICHALGLGQTVELRPRETQTTRTHFT